A stretch of DNA from Labrus mixtus chromosome 6, fLabMix1.1, whole genome shotgun sequence:
cctaaccctaaccctaaccctaaccctaaccctaaccctaaccctaaccctaaccctaaccctaaccctaaccctaaccctaaccctaaccctaaccctaaccctaaccctaaccctaaccctaaccctaaccctaaccctaaccctaaccctaaccctaaccctaaccctaaccctaaccctaaccctaaccctaaccctaaccctaaccctaaccctaaccctaaccctaaccctaaccctaaccctaaccctaaccctaaccctaaccctaaccctaaccctaaccctaaccctaaccctaaccctaaccctaaccctaaccctaaccctaaccctaaccctaaccctaaccctaaccctaaccctaaccctaaccctaaccctaaccctaaccctaaccctaaccctaaccctaaccctaaccctaaccctaaccctaaccctaaccctaaccctaaccctaaccctaaccctaaccctaaccctaaccctaaccctaaccctaaccctaaccctaaccctaaccctaaccctaaccctaaccctaaccctaaccctaaccctaaccctaaccctaaccctaaccctaaccctaaccctaaccctaaccctaaccctaaccctaaccctaaccctaaccctaaccctaaccctaaccctaaccctaaccctaaccctaaccctaaccctaaccctaaccctaaccctaaccctaaccctaaccctaaccctaaccctaaccctaaccctaaccctaaccctaaccctaaccctaaccctaaccctaaccctaaccctaaccctaaccctaaccctaaccctaaccctaaccctaaccctaaccctaaccctaaccctaaccctaaccctaaccctaaccctaaccctaaccctaaccctaaccctaaccctaaccctaaccctaaccctaaccctaaccctaaccctaaccctaaccctaaccctaaccctaaccctaaccctaaccctaaccctaaccctaaccctaaccctaaccctaaccctaaccctaaccctaaccctaaccctaaccctaaccctaaccctaaccctaaccctaaccctaaccctaaccctaaccctaaccctaaccctaaccctaaccctaaccctaaccctaaccctaaccctaaccctaaccctaaccctaaccctaaccctaaccctaaccctaaccctaaccctaaccctaaccctaaccctaaccctaaccctaaccctaaccctaaccctaaccctaaccctaaccctaaccctaaccctaaccctaaccctaaccctaaccctaaccctaaccctaaccctaaccctaaccctaaccctaaccctaaccctaaccctaaccctaaccctaaccctaaccctaaccctaaccctaaccctaaccctaaccctaaccctaaccctaaccctaaccctaaccctaaccctaaccctaaccctaaccctaaccctaaccctaaccctaaccctaaccctaaccctaaccctaaccctaaccctaaccctaaccctaaccctaaccctaaccctaaccctaaccctaaccctaaccctaaccctaaccctaaccctaaccctaaccctaaccctaaccctaaccctaaccctaaccctaaccctaaccctaaccctaaccctaaccctaaccctaaccctaaccctaaccctaaccctaaccctaaccctaaccctaaccctaaccctaaccctaaccctaaccctaaccctaaccctaaccctaaccctaaccctaaccctaaccctaaccctaaccctaaccctaaccctaaccctaaccctaaccctaaccctaaccctaaccctaaccctaaccctaaccctaaccctaaccctaaccctaaccctaaccctaaccctaaccctaaccctaaccctaaccctaaccctaaccctaaccctaaccctaaccctaacccttaccctaaccctaaccctaaccctaaccctctaaccctaaccctaaccctaaccctaaccctaaccctaaccctaaccctaaccctaaccctaaccctaaccctaaccctaaccctaaccctaaccctaaccctaaccctaaccctaaccctaaccctaaccctaaccctaaccctaaccctaaccctaaccctaaccctaaccctaaccctaaccctaaccctaaccctaaccctaaccctaaccctaaccctaaccctaacccatcaATTCGGACAGAGGTAGTTATCACCTATTATCCATAACCCCTAAATGGGGGGACAGCCGTTGATTCAGAGTACTTGCGACAAACCACTCGAAACTTATTCAAGTTTGGAGACATCGGCACCCCTACCGATATTTGTTTTTAGCCCACTACCTAACCCACCAATCctgtatgaatgtatgaaatAATAATTGCTTTAAATCTTGAAGTCGTTGTAACTTTATTTCTTTCAATATATTACAGAACATAAAAGAACATTAAAGACGCATTGATGGATATTCATATTCATTCTTCATTCAGAAACTACCTGGAAAATTTGCATAACTTTATTATGTAGAACAAAACTCGTAAAATGTcagattattatttaaatttagCTTTGTACATTTGTTacaatacatatttaaatatttgaaacattgagccatcaatcaattaatgtgtaaatcattatttgtatgtctacatactgtattaacccatatgctcttttgtaaaacaTCTCAAGATTACTCTTGTTATGAATTGCCGCTATAcaaatgatgatttatttaaacattgaaCCACTGTTTCCTTTGGATACATAATTCTAACTAACCTTTTAGTGGCATAGAACAGACCATCTGTGCATGTGTATCTGTGAAGCTTAAAGTATTTTTCTCAGCAACAACTCGCTGTCTTTCAACATAACTACAGACACCATCTCTGAAATCTACGTCTGTATTTAAAGAATtgtcttaaaggaagaatgtgcaacatgttacacataaataaatcataaatccagtctatcctgtgttaatgtgtctctgagccatgactgtctacaatgagggagaagctccaatcccgctggctgtgttgttgtcagagccgtgtttacatggacgggacggccggctcctccccttgtgtataaaagctgttttggtcaagaactagagagaagaagaagaacatactcactgattatttggatgttagtaagagtttttagatcacgctcattcggtgtcagtttacatgaaatgtgaagctacgagctaactaaagagcgctaacattagcatgctaaaacaacaatgcaggacacagttgattgcagctcgagcagagGACGATTTTGTCCACTAGTTGTACTAAACTCTGGGAgaacgtgagtggaggggggttggaggtgtgtctctgaaggagagcggaggcttcaatATGGAAGAGGAgtggacaaacagaagtttgttttggtttatgttggAGCTAAGTGGCAACATCTACTGGGTAGAAAAGGCGCAAATTCTTCCTTTAGAAACGGGATTCTTTATAACCTGCATCACAACACAGGATTGTGTCAGTCTGATATCTTTAGGTAGGACTGGCAATCGTTTGGTTGacagtctttaaatgtgttaaacgTTTATGTTCACAGCAACTTACAACAACATTAACATCTCAGACTAAAATCAAAATGGTTGCGCCATAAAATGCAACAGGTAAGTTATGTTTCATCACATGTATTGCTCCTTTGAAACAAAAAGACTGTCATACAATGGTTATACGATGAAGGTCATCAGCTGTAGCTGAAAGCTCAGGAGATGTAGGAACGGTTTTAGTCTTTATTTGGTGATCATTACCCAAAGACTGGTGAGATTTGAGAAGTTAGTACAACAATTATCATATTCTGttcatttagattatttttttattaatgtttgttactaaattaataaataaatccagACATGGAAACTTCGTGCTGGTTTAAGTGGTGTCACAGAGAACAGCCAGTATGGAGCTGGCCTGAGAGGAAAGTTTACTGCTGCTGTGATCCGTCAGTTTACTGAGACTCTCCTTCATATTCACAGAGTTCAGCTCATCCTTCATCACACCtggaaaagacaaagagaagagagaagaagaagtaagaaaagaagaagaacatgatggttagagaagaagaagatggttaGAGAATAACAAGATGATGGTTAGAGAAGAAGATGATGGTTAGAGAAGAAGATGATggtcagagaagaagaacatgatgGTTAGAGAAGAAGACGATGGTTAGAGAAGAAGATGATGGTCAGAGAAGATGATGGTTAGAGAAGAAGATGATGGTTAGAGAAGAAGACGATGGTTAGAGAAGAAGatggttagagaagaagaagacgatggttagagaagaagatggttagagaagaagacgatggttagagaagaagatggttagagaagaagaagacgatggTTAGAGAATAAGATGGTTAGAGAAGAAGATGATGGTTAGAGAAGAAGATGAtggtcagagaagaagaagatgatggttAGAGAAGAAGATGATGGTTAGAGAAGATGAtggtcagagaagaagaagaagatggttagagaagaagatggttagagaagaagatgatggttagagaagaagatggttagagaagaagatggttagagaagaagatgatggttagagaagaagatggttagagaagaagaagatggttagagaagaagaagacgatggttagagaagaagacgatggttagagaagaagaagacgatggttagagaagaagaagacgatggttagagaagaagatggttagagaagaagaagacgatggttagagaagaagacgatggttagagaagaagatggttagagaagaagaagatggttagagaagaagacgatggttagagaagaagacgatggttagagaagaagatggttagagaagaagaagatggttagagaagaagaagacgatggttagagaagaagacgatggttagagaagaagatggttagagaagaagaagatggttagagaagaagacgatggttagagaagaagacgatggttagagaagaagatggttagagaagaagatggttagagaagaagacgatggttagagaagaagatggttagagaagaagaagacgatggttagagaagaagacgatggttagagaagaagacgatggttagagaagaagatggttagagaagaagaagacgatggttagagaagaagatggttagagaagaagaagatggttagagaagaagaagatggttaGAGAAGAAGACGATGGTTAGAGAAGATCACCCAGACAGACacagcttttaaaatattttatgttaATTGGGTTAGGGTGAGGATTTGTTGTAATTGTGGGTTGAGTGTAAAAGGAAAACTTACTGCAGTTAACCAGGCTGCAGATTAGACCTAAAGCACTGAACTTCACTTCAACTGCTCCAACAGGATCCTCCAACATGTTCTTCAGTAGAGGAAACAGCTGAGCATCCCTGAACACATCCTTCACTGAGTCTGTACatttatatagatatatagagagagggggggtgtcACATTATTAAATCAGCTGATCCTTAAAAATCAATTGTTGGTTCAAAACTAAAAGCATGTCTAACTGATACAGAATATCTCAATTATAAATCTAATTCTTTATTGAAGTTATcttgaaaaataacttttttgacCTCATGCAGTTCTTAGTCCACATGGTGATGTGTGTCAGACTACATTTAGCACGTTACAGGCGCAGAGCACGATGAGGTTGATTAAGACTCTTCATTAAACAACAGGTGTGCTTTGGGCGTAACGTGAATCTAACCAATCACAGTGCACGCTCTCTTCCCCTTATCTCCTTTCATTGTACCCCTGcgcacacactgaacacacacacagacagaagtggagtgtctgtgtgtgtgtgtgtgtgtgtgtgtgtgtgtgtgtgtgtgtgtgtgtctgtgtgtgtctgtgtgtctgtgtgtctgtgtgtgtctgtgtgtgtctgtgtgtgtgtgtctgtgtctgtgtgtgtgtctgtgtgtgtgtgtgtgtgtgtgtgtgtgtgtgtgtgtgtgtctgtctgtgtgtctgtgtgtgtgtctgtgtgtgtgtgtgtgtgtgtgtctgtgtctgtgtctgtgtgtgtctgtgtgtgtgtctgtgtgtgtctgtgtgtctgtgtgtgtgtgtgtgtgtgtgtgtctgtgtgtgtgtctgtgtgtgtctgtgtgtgtgtctgtgtctgtgtctgtgtgtgtctgtgtgtgtgtctgtgtgtgtgtctgtgtgtgtgtgtgtgtgtgtgtgtgtctgtgtgtctgtgtgtgtgtgtgtgtctgtgtgtgtctgtgtgtgtctgtgtgtgtctgtgtgtctgtgtgtgtgtgtgtgtctgtgtgtgtctgtgtgtgtctgtgtgtgtctgtgtgtctgtctgtgtgtctgtgtgtgtgtgtgtctgtgtgtgtctgtgtgtgtctgtgtgtgtgtctgtgtctgtgtctgtgtgtgtctgtgtgtgtgtctgtgtgtgtgtctgtgtgtgtgtctgtgtgtgtgtgtgtctgtgtgtctgtgtgtctgtgtgtgtgtgtgtctgtgtgtgtgtgtgtgtgtgtgtgtgtgtgtgtgtgtgtcagtgtgtgtgtgtctgtgtctgtgtgtgtgtgtctgtgtgtgtctgtgtgtgtgtgtctgtgtgtgtgtctgtgtgtgtgtgtgtctgtgtgtctgtgtgtgtgtgtctgtgtgtgtgtctgtttgtgtgtgtgtctgtgtgtctgtgtgtgtgtgtctgtgtgtgtgtgtgtgtgtgtctgtgtgtgtctgtgtgtgtgtgtgtgtctgtgtgtgtctgtgtgtgtctgtgtgtgtctgtgtctgtgtgttctttaACATTTAATGAAGTAACATTAATGTTTAAGATTCCATAAAGCAAActgaatataataatataataaaaacagaatgcaggCAGAAATACAAGTTCAGGATCATATCATCTCATTAACCAATGATTAATTAACTTagtaatgctaatgctaactaaCGCTCTGAATGTCTGTTTGTGAGAGACCACGATAGCAAAGACAGGAGCaacaaaactgttttcaaaGTGAATAAGGagtaaacataaatatatataaaatatatatttatgattattTAGGAAGATTATTCTGAAGTGTTTCAGAAATTCAGAACGTAAAAATCTTGAAACATGTTTACCTATGTCGATGGCAGAGGCTATCGCCATGGAAACCAGGGCCTCGCTCTGCATGATGACATGCTCacttgttgccatggagatAAGATGTTCAATCCCTGCTGCTTTGGCAACAGCACGAACAACTTCCTGTCAGAGAGGAAGTCAGACATTCATTGCGtgctcttgtttgtgtgtttgtgaggttggctggggggggggggggggggggtgttcatcatgagtctggttctgatccaggtttctgcctcataaaagtatttttttttctcttgatgtTAACTGTGCTCAATGTTTCTCTGTGCTCTGCTCATGATAGATAATTGTTgggtctttataaataaaatgatgcaattcattatcagacgcttttagcTAAAATGACGAACAgaagagtaagaacaacacaagcaaggatctagagaggaggaaacaggaagtaaccagccattttaaaaaggtttaaatggGCCGAGATTGGATTCAAACCCTCTTTCGTtgtgatgaggactatagcctatGTACATCACAGCTTGGCTCTCCGGCGCCCCTCAACCCAGACTGGTCTGATCTGGTTTCACACTCAGCTTTGACCAATGAATGATCAATTTATCAAGCTGTCAACAAATTGCACTGAGGATGTACAAAGTCTTCATCAGAATTTGGACAGATTGCAGTACAAGCACCAGAGAACCCAAAGAAGACACGATCAGCACAATTCTGTGCAAAATGTTTACCGAAGGCGAGGAGGACAGGTTGTAAAGATGACACTCAAAGGCTGTTCTAGAACAGGAGGCTTCAGCCTCCCTCACAAAGTGGGGGTTGTAATGTAGTAGAGGCAGATCCACAGACAGAAGCAGAAACAGGTAGATGcagtcaaacatgcacacattaaaCTAATTATTAGTGTTAGTTTAAGTATTTTTAAGAACTACATGCTGATAGTAATACAATATGATGAAGTGTTGAGGAACCTCAGTCCACCAGTATGTTCATTGATGTTTGATTCAGGACATGCAGACAAAGCACAACTCCTGTTTGTTATCTTTTGAACTCTTAAGATACATTGACTCTGCCACACCTCAATGCAACATAAATGATTATCATAAACAGAAGCTTGTGTGCTCATATTTAAAAGACTTCAACTTTTTCCTTCTGTCATATGTGTTGAAAATTTTGAGATGATGTAAAGTAAGAATGTAAACTAAATAATACAGAAAGGTTCAAAATTACAATGCAGGCCAAGAACAGTCCTTTCAGTCCAATTCAGGCCAAAGATAATGAtcaaaatacaattttacaatTATTTATATCTACAGTTGTAATTATAACATTGAGCTCTCTGTAGTAAGGCTTAGGCTTATCTAATTtagttttcaacattttaaaataaaggaattgAAAGATTTCTCATCTGCACTTTGAGCCTTGATATGGCAGACAAGAAAAGTCTGGTCCCTCCTTTCAATGTCCAGGTATGTAAAGCCTGGACATTGTgttctgttctttctgtttcagaGCCTTGGCATCCCCCTGGTGGTCCATTAGGTCTTACTTGCTCTGCTGTTGGAGACTGgtatgtttatgtgtatgtgtgtgtgcatagtaTTGTGGAGGAGACATGAGCTCACGGCGTTGCGGCTGTGTCTGATCAGAGCGGCAAGCAAGCGGCTGGCTTCTCCTCGGACTCCTGCATGATCTTTGGCATCACACCACTCCATGACCCGAGAGAGAAGAACCGAGTCTCTGCCGAGCACCAATGCAGCCTCCTCTGACCCCCcagacaaataaaatgaagtatttagtaaagcttaaaaaaaaaagatatgtgaGCAAATGGATAGAAATATAcgcaaataaatgtttgtatatATAAAGACTTCAATGCATCTCATCATCAGCTTCAGGTCATTGATTGAAATGAAAAGTATGTATTCTTCCACAGGGAGAAAGTGGGCTACAAACCCTGCTTTTAAACCCACACCTTTTCAGTAAATACCTGCAGATACTTTATACATGTAATTATTGTCAAGACATCAAATTTGACCATCAGAAAATCATTTTCTCAACACAGTTTAAGGACATTGGACTCTGTTAGCTCGTTAGCTAATCCTCTAATTTGCTCCTCTGTTTTAGTCCTGAAACACACTCAACGAGATGACAGGATAGGTAGCTCAGATTAATTTACATATtgataaaaacaagtttaattTTCAAATATGTATGTGTTTAAAGGAAACCTGAGCTCACCTTGTCCATCCACCATCATACGTAAAGTTCCCAGAAGTTTAAACTGAACTGGAGGCATGTCAGAGCGCAGCAGCCTCTTTATCCTCTCTGTGACTCCATCCTCCAACATCCGCTCTTTATTGGTggctgagacagagagagtgtcaTGATTTTAACCATGTTCAACCCATGTCATTTTTGCAGTGTCTGGATTTCTCTCAATGACAGTACCAGGGATGGCGAGGTTTCTGAGCGCGCTCAGTCCAGCATGTTGGACAGACACATCTCCTTCATCAACATGTTTCTCCAATAGGGTGAGGATGTGAGGCACCACGCCGAGGTCAAGCATCTTCACACAGTTACTGTCTGAaagaaactcaaacacacacacaaactggatcagacgcctttcattggcagagcgtagtgggcgggagggagtgtagacctggatcagagttAATgtaaggaggagctgttttagtcgctgttttgtaagcgagcagcagagttttaaatttgatgcgagcagtaactgggagccagtgtaaggagatgaacagcggagtgacatgtgctcttttaggaaggttgaagaccagtcgtgctgctgcattttgtatcatttgcagaggtttgatagtgcatgtaggaagacctgccagtagagagttgcaataatcgatgcgtgatatcacaagagcctgtaccaggagctgtgtagttctgacaggtaaggtctgatcttcctgatgttgtacagagCAAATccacatgaccgggcaatcgaggctacttgaaccttaaaggttagctggtcatcaatcatgacacccaggttcctgcagactttgtgggcatgagtttggttgttccaagctggatattcaaatgataaaatgatgctaaaggtcttttacctgctttaaggtcttttacctgctttttgtaacataacaatgagtaaggtcttttacctgctttttataacataacaatgagtaaggtcttttacctgctttaaggtcttttacctgctttttataacataacaatgagtaaggtcttttacctgctttttataacataacaatgagtaaggtcttttacctgctttaaggtcttttacctgctttttataacataacaatgagtaaggtcttttacctgctttttgtaacataacaatgagtaaggtcttttacctgctttttataacataacaatgagtaaggtcttttacctgctttaaggtcttttacctgctttttataacataacaatgagtaaggtcttttacctgctttatataacataacaatgagtaaggtcttttacctgctttttataacataacaatgagtaaggtcttttacctgctttttataacataacaatgagtaaggtcttttacctgctttatataacataacaatgagtaaggtcttttacctgctttatataacataacaatgagtaaggtcttttacctgctttatataacataacaatgagtaaggtcttttacctgctttatataacataacaatgagtaaggtcttttacctgctttatataacataacaatgagtaaggtcttttacctgctttatgtaatataacaatgagtaaggtcttttacctgctttttataacataacaatgagtaaggtcttttacctgctttatataacataacaatgagtaaggtcttttacctgctttatgtaatataacaatgagtaaggtcttttacctgctttttataaaaaaacaatgagtaaggtcttttacctgctttatataacataacaatgagtaaggtcttttacctgctttttataacataacaatgagtaaggtcttttacctgctttttataacataacaatgagtaaggtcttttacctgctttttataacataacaataagtaaggtcttttacctgctttttataacataacaatgagtaaggtcttttacctgctttatataacataacaatgagtaaggtcttttacctgctttttataacataacaatgagtaaggtcttttacctgctttaaggtcttttacctgctttatataacataacaatgagtaaggtcttttacctgctttatataacataagaatgagtaaggtcttttacctgctttatataacataacaatgagtaaggtcttttacctgctttatataacataagaatgagtaaggtcttttacctgctttatataacataacaatgagtaaggtcttttacctgctttatataacataagaatgagtaaggtcttttacctgctttttgtaaagtgtctcgagataacacttgttatgagttggcactatacaaataaagattgattgatgttgatctgtggttgcatagagggactggctgagataacaaggagctcagtctttgagagtttgatttgaatgttgcattaattcatccatttagCAGAGACTGTAGGGTAGGGCAGTGAtagaagcggtcaagagaagtggttcagatagaagtgattgtacccgacctaaaaagcctctgcatgtttctaataagctccacgagcagaaacgtgctcaaactaggatcaatattggagatgcttttgaaaaatggagagaggttagaacacagaaaggtttacagacccatgcagagctggataaacactgaagcttcagagttattttctTCTCACCATTTCTGGCGAAGTTAGCAATGGCGAGAGCTcctgagagctgcagctgagtGTTCGAGCTCTGCAGCCACGACAGAACGTCCTGATAAACCAGACCTGACCCCTCTCCAAAACACTTCTGCATGGActcatctgaaacacacacatacacacacgcaaacacaaagacacacacaaaatcgGACACATTACCTTACCTGCAGATTTTTCATACAAATGAACcttataaaatgttttcttgtcaGAGACTTCTACATTCactcaaattaaaaacacatttaaaattaaaggaaataatggatggatggacaaatTCAGCAATTCTAATGCTTTTTGGGGTGCCAGCCGGTATTTCAACAGACAACTTCATTGAAAGTTtgttatatatatgtatatttttaaaccCACCACAAATATaccttatttttctttaaaccaaAAGTACCtcataaaatagaaaaaccaGCATAACACACAACCACACGAGGATTCAACACAAAGCCAGTCAgttcaaaggaagaaaaatgtattaaacaaaaaaatcccaatAGCAATCAACAAAAGGTGTCTTTTTCACAACCCTCTAATTCAACTCAAATAAGGTTCAGTTTAACAAAACACTCCAAAAACAAATCGAAAGTGGGCCCTCTTGTCCGTGTGTCACTATGACAACCTGTTCCAACCTAAACTAGCCGAGTGAGACCTCACAGACAACAACAAGGGCGTTACCTCCTGGACCTGAACGATCCTCTGGATCCTCCTGAGGAAAGTCCAGACATAAAGGCACAGCACCAAGAGACTACCACACCACAGAC
This window harbors:
- the si:dkey-191g9.5 gene encoding rap1 GTPase-GDP dissociation stimulator 1-B isoform X1, which produces MTDTDALSDALQALSVSTELIEEELKPHLDTLLTALLEKKKDAAVEISRSGILPTLAQVLERRSNLSIQVALVVAEMAREAAVREPCIEAGLVEVLVPHLNSNDEEMLLNTGRAIGRICFDNSHQQDQLVQRGVIPRLVTIIRDYPENDPLVNVCLLALCNLADIDSAREALADQDVAGVLTFQLKRAPDAERRHVILEILGSLGESDTLKLQFAESGVPEALSDMIRALQAASDPHDLCSIKIASNLIVSLLLGDESMQKCFGEGSGLVYQDVLSWLQSSNTQLQLSGALAIANFARNDSNCVKMLDLGVVPHILTLLEKHVDEGDVSVQHAGLSALRNLAIPATNKERMLEDGVTERIKRLLRSDMPPVQFKLLGTLRMMVDGQEEAALVLGRDSVLLSRVMEWCDAKDHAGVRGEASRLLAALIRHSRNAEVVRAVAKAAGIEHLISMATSEHVIMQSEALVSMAIASAIDIDSVKDVFRDAQLFPLLKNMLEDPVGAVEVKFSALGLICSLVNCSVMKDELNSVNMKESLSKLTDHSSSKLSSQASSILAVLCDTT
- the si:dkey-191g9.5 gene encoding rap1 GTPase-GDP dissociation stimulator 1-B isoform X3, with the translated sequence MLLNTGRAIGRICFDNSHQQDQLVQRGVIPRLVTIIRDYPENDPLVNVCLLALCNLADIDSAREALADQDVAGVLTFQLKRAPDAERRHVILEILGSLGESDTLKLQFAESGVPEALSDMIRALQAASDPHDLCSIKIASNLIVSLLLGDESMQKCFGEGSGLVYQDVLSWLQSSNTQLQLSGALAIANFARNDSNCVKMLDLGVVPHILTLLEKHVDEGDVSVQHAGLSALRNLAIPATNKERMLEDGVTERIKRLLRSDMPPVQFKLLGTLRMMVDGQEEAALVLGRDSVLLSRVMEWCDAKDHAGVRGEASRLLAALIRHSRNAEVVRAVAKAAGIEHLISMATSEHVIMQSEALVSMAIASAIDIDSVKDVFRDAQLFPLLKNMLEDPVGAVEVKFSALGLICSLVNCSVMKDELNSVNMKESLSKLTDHSSSKLSSQASSILAVLCDTT
- the si:dkey-191g9.5 gene encoding rap1 GTPase-GDP dissociation stimulator 1-B isoform X2 → MTDTDALSDALQALSVSTELIEEELKPHLDTLLTALLEKKKDAAVEISRSGILPTLAQVLERRSNLSIQVALVVAEMAREAAVREPCIEAGLVEVLVPHLNSNDEEMLLNTGRAIGRICFDNSHQQDQLVQRGVIPRLVTIIRDYPENDPLVNVCLLALCNLADIDSAREALADQDVAGVLTFQLKRAPDAERRHVILEILGSLGESDTLKLQFAESGVPEALSDMIRALQAASDPHDLCSIKIASNLIVSLLLGDESMQKCFGEGSGLVYQDVLSWLQSSNTQLQLSGALAIANFARNDSNCVKMLDLGVVPHILTLLEKHVDEGDVSVQHAGLSALRNLAIPATNKERMLEDGVTERIKRLLRSDMPPVQFKLLGTLRMMVDGQEEAALVLGRDSVLLSRVMEWCDAKDHAGVRGEASRLLAALIRHSRNAEVVRAVAKAAGIEHLISMATSEHVIMQSEALVSMAIASAIDIGVMKDELNSVNMKESLSKLTDHSSSKLSSQASSILAVLCDTT